From a region of the Oryza sativa Japonica Group chromosome 6, ASM3414082v1 genome:
- the LOC9267282 gene encoding uncharacterized protein: MVEIAARFMDKVEAAAAAAEEEGDVGGEEVEALPEPPDDAGPVAWPMPEFCPLTIDGLVKESFMEALRKDAAEQALRDAEAVEAARSPESRPSSSKRQRAATASPQQQQQPSSSSSSSSRSPYRNILQVFQQCKQDVT, encoded by the exons ATGGTGGAGATCGCCGCGAGATTCATG GACaaggttgaggcggcggcggcggcggcggaggaggagggtgatgtcggcggggaggaggtggaggcgctgCCGGAGCCGCCCGACGACGCCGGCCCCGTCGCGTGGCCCATGCCGGAGTTCTGCCCGCTCACG ATCGACGGGTTGGTGAAGGAGTCGTTCATGGAGGCGCTGCGGAAGGACGCGGCGGAGCAAGCGCTGCGGgacgcggaggcggtggaggcggcgcggagCCCGGAGTCCCGGCCGTCGAGCAGCAAGCGCcagcgcgccgccaccgcctcgccgcagcagcagcagcagccctcgtcgtcgtcgtcgtcgtcgtcgaggagccCGTACCGCAACATTCTGCAGGTTTTCCAGCAGTGCAAGCAGGACGTCACCTGA
- the LOC4340446 gene encoding putative transcription elongation factor SPT5 homolog 1, protein MARRARDDDDDDEVEEEDEEEAYDLEDEEEEEDDEDDYEAEARGGGKASRSSSSRGGGGGGGGGRKRSREDNFIDDSAIEDDEEDDDDDDGGGRPKKKGGGGGVRGFFDEEAQVDEDEEEEDDGEGEDDFINDAGADLPDEDVVRGSRHRSIPMRDEEEDIDEIERQVRERYARSTHIEYGEEAAEVEQQALLPSVKDPKLWMVKCAIGHERETAICLMQKFIDRSDLQIKSVVALDHLKNYIYVEAEKEAHVKEACKGLRNIYASAKITLVPIKEMADVLSVESKSVDLSRDAWVRMKLGIYKGDLAKVVDVDNVRQRVTVKLIPRIDLQALASKLEGREAVKKKAFVPPPRFFNIDEAREMHIRVERRRDKDSGEYFEMIDGLMFKDGFLYKTVSIKSISTQNIQPSFDELEKFRKPGDDMNGDMSSLSTLFANRKKGHFMKGDAVIVIKGDLKNLEGWVEKVEDETVHIRPKISDLPKTLAFNEKELCKYFKPGDHVKVVSGVQEGATGMVVKVEGHVLIILSDTTKEHIRVFADHVVESSEITTGITRIGDYELHDLVLLDNLSFGVIIRVETEAFQVLKGVPDRPEVVLVKLREIKSKIDRRTSAKDRSNNMISSKDVVRVVEGACKGKQGPVEHIHKGILFIYDRHHLEHAGFICAKAQSCLLVGGSAGGRRGNGMDTSDPRLGALRSPASILQSPGRLPPRGPHMNFGGRFGGGGRGGRGHDALVGKCIKIKSGPYKGYRGRVKEVTGVLVRVELDSLMKIVTVKRDDIADTPTVATPFREPRYPLGGETPMHPSRTPLHPYQTPMRDPGATPIHDGMRTPMRRGWAPMSPPRDNWEEGNPATWGSSPAYQPGTPPARPYEAPTPGSGWANTPGVSYNDAPTPRESNYGNAPSPYVPSTPVGQPMTPNSASYLPGTPGGQPMTPGNVGMDIMSPIIGGEGEGNWLLPDVLVNVLRAGDDGPGVVREVLADGSCRVALGSSGNGEIVTVLPTELEVIRPKKSDKIKIMNGNFRGYSGKLIGIDGSDGIVKLDDTYEVKILDMVILAKLAS, encoded by the exons ATGGCTCGCCGcgcccgcgacgacgacgacgacgacgaggtggaggaggaggacgaggaggaggcgtaCGAcctcgaggacgaggaggaggaggaggacgacgaggacgactacgaggcggaggcgaggggCGGGGGCAaggcctcccgctcctcctcctcccgcggcggcggtggcgggggaggcgggggGAGGAAGCGGTCGCGGGAGGACAACTTCATTGACGACTCCGCCatcgaggacgacgaggaggatgacgacgacgacgacggcgggggcCGCCCGAAgaagaagggcggcggcggcggggtgcgcgGGTTCTTCGACGAGGAGGCGCAGGTggatgaggacgaggaggaggaggacgacggcgagggcgaggacg aTTTCATCAATGATGCTGGGGCCGACCTTCCAGACGAGGATGTCGTTAGGGGCTCAAGGCATCGTTCAATACCTATGAGGGATGAAGAAGAGGATATTGATGAAATTGAAAGACAAGTAAGGGAGAGATATGCAAGATCTACTCATATTGAGTATGGAGAAGAAGCTGCTGAAGTAGAACAGCAAGCTCTCTTGCCATCGGTGAAGGATCCAAAGCTATGGATGGTGAAATGTGCG attGGGCACGAGAGGGAGACAGCAATTTGTCTAATGCAAAAGTTCATTGATAGATCAGATCTCCAGATAAAGTCAGTTGTTGCGCTAGACCATCTAAAGAATTATATTTATGTTGAAGCGGAGAAGGAGGCCCATGTCAAGGAG GCTTGCAAAGGTCTACGAAACATTTACGCTTCAGCAAAAATAACATTAGTTCCTATAAAAGAAATGGCAGATGTCCTCTCTGTGGAGAGCAAATCTGTTGATCTTTCTAGGGACGCTTGGGTTCGAATGAAGCTGGGTATATATAAAGGTGACCTTGCTAAG GTTGTCGATGTTGACAATGTGCGCCAAAGGGTTACTGTGAAGCTGATCCCTAGAATAGATTTACAAGCTTTGGCTAGTAAACTG GAAGGGAGGGAGGCTGTGAAGAAGAAAGCATTTGTCCCACCACCACGTTTCTTTAATATTGATGAGGCCAG GGAGATGCACATTCGTGTGGAACGGAGGAGGGATAAAGACTCTGGGGAGTACTTTGAGATGATTGATGGCTTAATGTTCAAAGATGGCTTCTTATACAAAACTGTCTCAATAAAATCAATCAGCACACAGAATATTCAGCCATCATTCGATGAACTGGAGAAGTTCAGAAAACCTGGTGATGACATGAATGGGGATATGTCTAGCTTGTCTACGCTTTTTGCTAATAGGAAAAAGGGGCACTTTATGAAGGGTGATGCTGTCATTGTTATCAAAGGTGATCTGAAAAATTTGGAGGGTTGGGTTGAGAAAGTAGAGGATGAGACTGTTCACATCAGACCAAAAATATCTGATCTACCG AAAACGTTAGCCTTCAATGAGAAAGAGCTTTGCAAGTATTTTAAACCCGGAGATCATGTTAAAGTGGTATCAGGTGTTCAAGAAGGTGCAACAGGCATGGTTGTTAAAGTGGAAGGGCATGTCTTGATAATTTTATCTGACACGACAAAAGAACAT ATACGTGTGTTTGCGGACCATGTTGTGGAGAGCTCTGAGATCACAACGGGAATAACCAGAATTGGTGATTATGAGCTGCATGATCTTGTTCTTTTGGA CAACTTGTCATTTGGGGTTATTATAAGGGTGGAAACTGAGGCATTTCAG GTTCTGAAAGGAGTACCGGATAGACCAGAAGTTGTCCTAGTAaaattaagagaaataaaaagcAAGATTGATCGCCGAACATCCGCAAAAGATCGGTCCAACAATATGATTTCATCTAAGGATGTTGTCCGAGTAGTTGAGGGAGCATGCAAG GGAAAACAAGGACCAGTGGAACACATACATAAGGGGATATTATTTATCTATGATAGACACCACCTCGAGCATGCAGGCTTTATTTGTGCAAAAGCACAGTCCTGTCTTCTTGTTGGTGGATCAGCTGGTGGACGTCGTGGAAAT GGTATGGATACGTCAGATCCAAGGCTTGGTGCTTTGAGATCTCCAGCAAGCATTTTGCAATCACCGGGAAGGCTGCCCCCAAGAGGACCTCATATGAACT TTGGTGGAAGGTTTGGAGGAGGTGGTCGTGGTGGCAGAGGGCATGATGCATTGGTGGGCAAATGTATTAAAATTAAATCTGGTCCTTACAAGGGGTACCGTGGCCGTGTTAAAGAGGTGACTGGCGTGCTTGTGCGTGTGGAGCTTGATTCGTTAATGAAGATTGTGACAG TTAAAAGAGATGATATTGCTGATACACCTACTGTTGCAACACCATTCCG TGAACCTCGTTATCCGTTGGGTGGTGAAACTCCAATGCACCCATCTCGAACACCGCTTCATCCTTACCAGACACCAATGCGGGACCCTGGAG CAACCCCAATACACGATGGCATGCGGACTCCTATGCGTCGTGGCTGGGCTCCTATGAGTCCTCCGAG GGATAACTGGGAAGAAGGAAATCCTGCTACTTGGGGAAGCAGTCCAGCTTACCAG CCAGGAACTCCACCAGCTCGGCCATATGAAGCACCCACACCTGGATCAGGGTGGGCAAATACGCCAGGAGTTAGCTATAATGACGCTCCAACTCCCAGGGAGAGCAACTACG GAAATGCTCCAAGCCCATATGTGCCTTCCACTCCTGTAGGTCAACCAATGACACCGAATTCTGCCTCGTACCTTCCTGGTACACCTGGTGGTCAACCGATGACTCCAGGCAATGTTGGAATGGACATAATGTCGCCTATAATAG GTGGTGAAGGTGAAGGTAACTGGCTGTTGCCAGATGTTTTGGTTAATGTGTtgagggcaggcgatgatggtcCTGGTGTGGTGAGGGAAGTTCTTGCG GATGGATCTTGTCGCGTCGCCCTTGGGTCATCAGGTAATGGTGAGATCGTGACGGTTCTTCCAACCGAGCTCGAGGTTATTCGGCCAAAGAAGAGCGACAAGATCAAGATAATGAACGGCAATTTCCGTGGATACTCTGGAAAGCTCATAGGTATAGATGGTTCCGACGGCATTGTGAAGCTTGATGACACATACGAAGTCAAGATCTTAGATATGGTGATTTTGGCCAAACTGGCGAGTTGA